Proteins from one Polynucleobacter wuianus genomic window:
- the rpoB gene encoding DNA-directed RNA polymerase subunit beta, with protein sequence MNYSFTERKRVRKSFAKRVNNHQVPYLIATQLESYAKFLQADKPAMSRLTEGLQAAFTSAFPIVSNNGYARMEYVSYQLSQPPFDVKECQQRGYTYHSALRAKVRLIIYDREAPTKVKEVKESEVYMGEIPLMTENGSFVINGTERVIVSQLHRSPGVFFEHDKGKTHSSGKLLFSARIIPYRGSWLDFEFDPKDILYFRVDRRRKMPVTILLKAIGLNNEQILANFFNFDHFSLTANGGSMEFVPERLRGQLASFDVLDKNGVVVIQKDKRINAKHIRELEAAKTKTIAVPDDYLVGRVVARNIVDPDSGEILAYANDEITEELLATLRDAGIKQLETIYTNDLDSGAYISQTLRTDETADQTAARIAIYRMMRPGEPPTEDAVEALFQRLFYSEDTYDLSRVGRMKVNSRLNRPEMEGPMVLSNEDILDTIKSLVDLRNGKGEVDDIDHLGNRRVRCVGELAENQFRAGLSRVERAVKERLGQAETENLMPHDLINSKPISSAIREFFGSSQLSQFMDQTNPLSEITHKRRISALGPGGLTRERAGFEVRDVHPTHYGRVCPIETPEGPNIGLINSLALFARLNEHGFLETPYRKVSNSKVSDEVVYLSAIEEAKYVIAQANATIDKNGKLADELVSARQAGETMMVSPERIDFIDVAPSQIVSAAASLVPFLEHDDANRALMGANMQRQAVPCLRPDKPLVGTGLERIVAVDSGTVVLANRGGIVDYVDANRVVIRVNDDETAAGEVGVDIYNLIKYTRSNQNTNINQRPIVKVGDRVARGDVVADGASTDLGELALGQNMTVAFMPWNGYNFEDSILISEKVVADDRYTSIHIEELSVVARDTKLGSEEITRDISNLAESQLSRLDESGIVYIGAEVEAGDVLVGKVTPKGETTLTPEEKLLRAIFGEKASDVKDTSLRVPSGMIGTVIDVQVFTREGIERDARAQAIIQEELQRYRLDLNDQLRIVEGDAFMRLEKLLVGKVANGGPKKLAKGTKIDKDYLADLDKYHWFDIRPADDEVASQVEAIKSSIEAKRKQFDEAFEEKRTKLTQGDDLQPGVTKMVKVYLAVKRRLQPGDKMAGRHGNKGVVSKIAPAEDMPFMADGRPVDIVLNPLGVPSRMNVGQILETHLGWAAQGIGKRIDEMVREQAKVAELRKFFKQLYNETGRIEDIDNFSDEQITVLAENLRQGLPFATPVFDGATEAEIGRMLELAYPEDVAKSLKMTPSRQQMILCDGRTGDQFERPVTVGVMHVLKLHHLVDDKMHARSTGPYSLVTQQPLGGKAQFGGQRFGEMEVWALEAYGASYVLQEMLTVKSDDVAGRTKVYENIVKGEHTIDAGMPESFNVLVKEIRSLGIDIDMERN encoded by the coding sequence ATGAACTATAGCTTCACCGAACGCAAGCGAGTCCGTAAAAGCTTTGCTAAGCGAGTAAATAACCACCAGGTTCCGTACCTGATCGCAACGCAGCTGGAATCCTACGCTAAATTTTTACAGGCTGATAAGCCGGCAATGTCTCGTCTTACCGAGGGACTTCAGGCTGCCTTTACATCAGCATTCCCAATTGTGTCTAACAACGGCTATGCACGTATGGAATACGTGTCTTACCAGTTATCACAGCCACCGTTTGATGTTAAAGAATGTCAACAACGTGGTTACACCTACCACTCTGCCTTACGCGCTAAAGTTCGCTTGATTATTTATGATCGCGAAGCGCCTACTAAGGTCAAAGAGGTAAAAGAGAGCGAAGTCTACATGGGTGAAATTCCACTCATGACAGAAAACGGCTCTTTTGTGATCAATGGTACTGAGCGCGTCATCGTTTCTCAGTTACACCGTTCCCCAGGCGTGTTCTTCGAACACGATAAGGGCAAGACACACAGTTCAGGTAAGTTGCTGTTCTCAGCACGCATCATTCCTTACCGTGGTTCATGGCTCGATTTTGAGTTTGATCCAAAAGATATTCTTTATTTCCGCGTTGACCGTCGTCGTAAGATGCCTGTCACTATTTTGCTCAAAGCAATTGGTTTAAACAACGAACAGATTCTTGCTAACTTCTTTAACTTTGACCATTTCTCATTGACTGCTAACGGCGGCTCAATGGAATTTGTGCCAGAGCGTTTGCGTGGTCAGTTGGCTAGCTTTGATGTGCTCGATAAGAATGGCGTTGTAGTCATTCAAAAAGATAAGCGTATTAATGCAAAGCATATCCGCGAACTCGAAGCTGCTAAGACAAAAACCATTGCTGTACCAGATGACTATTTAGTTGGTCGTGTTGTTGCACGCAACATTGTTGATCCAGATTCTGGTGAAATCTTGGCTTACGCTAATGATGAAATCACTGAAGAGTTGTTAGCAACATTGCGCGATGCTGGTATCAAGCAATTGGAAACTATCTACACCAACGATTTGGATTCTGGTGCATACATTTCTCAGACATTGCGTACCGATGAAACTGCTGATCAAACAGCAGCGCGTATCGCCATCTATCGCATGATGCGTCCTGGCGAGCCTCCAACAGAAGATGCTGTTGAAGCCTTGTTCCAGCGCTTGTTCTACAGCGAAGATACTTACGATTTATCTCGTGTTGGCCGTATGAAGGTCAATAGCCGTTTGAACCGTCCAGAAATGGAGGGTCCAATGGTTCTGTCGAACGAAGATATTCTCGACACCATTAAGTCCCTCGTAGATTTACGTAACGGCAAAGGCGAAGTAGACGATATCGATCACTTAGGTAATCGTCGTGTACGTTGCGTTGGCGAATTGGCTGAAAACCAATTCCGTGCTGGTTTATCACGGGTTGAGCGTGCGGTTAAAGAACGTCTCGGCCAAGCCGAAACAGAAAACCTCATGCCGCATGACTTGATTAACAGCAAGCCAATCTCTTCTGCGATTCGTGAGTTCTTCGGTTCTTCACAGTTGTCCCAGTTTATGGACCAAACTAATCCACTCTCAGAGATCACGCACAAGCGTCGTATTTCTGCATTGGGACCTGGTGGTTTGACCCGCGAGCGCGCAGGCTTCGAAGTGCGCGACGTGCATCCAACCCACTATGGACGTGTTTGCCCAATCGAAACTCCAGAAGGACCAAACATCGGTTTGATCAACTCACTCGCGTTATTTGCGCGTTTGAATGAGCATGGCTTCCTTGAGACTCCATATCGTAAGGTTTCCAATAGTAAGGTAAGCGATGAAGTGGTTTATCTCTCTGCCATTGAAGAAGCCAAGTATGTAATTGCTCAGGCAAATGCAACGATCGACAAAAACGGTAAGTTGGCTGACGAATTAGTTTCTGCTCGTCAAGCTGGTGAAACCATGATGGTTAGCCCGGAGCGCATCGATTTCATCGACGTTGCCCCTAGCCAGATCGTTTCTGCTGCTGCTTCACTCGTTCCATTCTTAGAGCATGATGATGCGAACCGTGCGTTGATGGGTGCGAACATGCAGCGTCAAGCAGTTCCTTGCTTGCGTCCAGACAAGCCATTGGTTGGAACCGGTTTAGAGCGCATTGTTGCGGTTGACTCCGGCACTGTTGTATTGGCTAACCGCGGTGGTATCGTGGATTACGTTGATGCAAACCGTGTCGTGATTCGTGTAAACGATGACGAAACAGCGGCAGGTGAAGTTGGTGTGGATATTTATAACCTCATCAAGTACACCCGTTCAAACCAAAATACCAACATCAATCAACGTCCAATCGTGAAGGTTGGCGATCGTGTAGCCCGCGGCGACGTTGTTGCTGACGGCGCATCGACCGATTTGGGCGAATTGGCTTTGGGTCAAAACATGACTGTGGCATTTATGCCATGGAACGGTTACAACTTCGAAGATTCAATCTTGATCTCTGAAAAAGTGGTTGCTGATGACCGTTACACCTCTATTCATATTGAAGAGTTGTCGGTTGTTGCTCGTGATACTAAGTTGGGTTCAGAAGAAATTACTCGCGATATTTCCAACTTGGCAGAGTCACAACTCTCCCGTTTGGATGAGAGCGGTATTGTGTACATCGGTGCCGAAGTAGAAGCTGGTGATGTGTTGGTTGGTAAGGTAACCCCAAAGGGTGAGACTACTCTCACCCCAGAAGAGAAACTCCTCCGCGCGATCTTCGGTGAAAAAGCATCTGATGTGAAAGATACTTCTTTGCGCGTTCCTTCAGGAATGATTGGTACCGTCATTGATGTTCAAGTCTTCACCCGTGAAGGTATTGAGCGCGATGCCCGTGCACAAGCAATTATTCAGGAAGAATTACAACGCTATCGTTTGGACTTAAACGATCAGCTACGTATTGTTGAGGGCGATGCCTTCATGCGTTTAGAAAAACTGCTGGTTGGCAAAGTTGCTAATGGCGGACCTAAGAAATTAGCTAAAGGCACCAAGATCGATAAGGATTACCTTGCTGATTTGGACAAATACCATTGGTTCGATATTCGTCCGGCGGATGATGAGGTTGCCTCACAAGTTGAAGCAATCAAATCTTCTATCGAAGCGAAACGCAAACAGTTTGATGAGGCTTTTGAAGAAAAGCGCACCAAACTTACCCAGGGTGATGATTTGCAACCTGGCGTAACGAAGATGGTGAAGGTTTACTTGGCAGTGAAGCGCCGCTTACAGCCTGGAGACAAGATGGCCGGTCGTCACGGTAACAAGGGCGTGGTTTCTAAGATTGCCCCTGCGGAAGACATGCCATTTATGGCTGACGGCCGCCCTGTTGACATCGTCTTGAACCCATTGGGCGTTCCTTCCCGTATGAACGTTGGTCAGATCTTGGAAACCCACTTAGGTTGGGCTGCTCAAGGTATTGGTAAGCGTATCGATGAGATGGTGCGTGAGCAGGCTAAGGTTGCTGAACTGCGTAAGTTCTTTAAACAGCTTTACAACGAGACCGGTCGCATTGAAGACATCGACAACTTCTCTGATGAGCAAATTACTGTTTTGGCTGAGAATCTCCGCCAAGGCTTGCCATTTGCAACACCAGTGTTTGACGGTGCTACAGAGGCGGAAATCGGTCGCATGCTCGAATTGGCTTATCCAGAAGATGTTGCTAAATCTTTGAAGATGACCCCATCACGTCAGCAAATGATTTTGTGCGACGGCCGAACTGGCGATCAGTTTGAGCGTCCAGTCACTGTTGGCGTAATGCACGTCTTGAAACTCCACCACTTGGTCGATGACAAGATGCATGCTCGTTCAACTGGACCTTACTCTTTAGTAACGCAACAGCCATTGGGCGGTAAAGCTCAGTTCGGTGGTCAGCGCTTTGGTGAGATGGAAGTCTGGGCCCTCGAAGCATATGGTGCTTCATATGTCTTGCAGGAAATGCTGACAGTGAAGTCCGATGACGTCGCAGGCCGTACCAAGGTTTACGAAAACATCGTCAAGGGCGAGCATACGATTGATGCTGGCATGCCCGAATCCTTCAACGTGCTGGTAAAAGAAATCCGTTCGTTGGGTATTGACATTGACATGGAGCGCAACTGA